The stretch of DNA GGCACCGTCGGCGCCTTCCCTCACACCTACAATCTTGCGGGCGGGATGGCCACGTCGGGCGCGATCACCGGATGGCTCAAGGAGCTCTTCAACGCCGCCGACTACCCCGAACTTCTGGCGCGTGCGGCCGCATCGGGGCCGGGAGCCCGCGGACTCCTCATGCTGCCGTATTTCGCGGGAGAGCGCACCCCGATCGACGATCCGCACGCCCGCGGCATCATCGCGGGGCTGACCGTCGAACATACCGCAGGCGACCTTTACCGCGCGGCACTCGAAGCGACGGCGCTGGGCGTTCGACACAACATTGAGGCCATTCGCGCGGCCGGCGGCGTGATCGAACGGATCGTGGCCGTCGGCGGTGGCACACAGGGCTCGTTGTGGACCCAGATCGTCAGCGACGTCACCGGCCTGCCTCAGATCATCCCAACCACGACCATCGGCGCGAGCTTCGGCGCCGCCTTCCTGGCCGCAAGCGCTGTCACCGCCGCGGACATCGACCTGTGGAATCCGCCGGCTGAGATTCGTCAGCCCGACGCGTCACTGGCGGCAGACTATGACGAGCTTTACGCGCTCTACCGCAGCCTCTATCCCGCCACCAGCCAGATATCGCATGCACTCGCCGCCCGCCAGGAGCGACTGAGCCGTCCGTGAACTCACGGTAGTACCCGTATACCGCGTCACCCCCCAGAAAAGGACCCGTCGTATGACCAGTTACACCCTTCCCTCGCCCCGTGCTGTCGTGGCTGCACCCCCACGCACCGTATTCACTGTCTCGAGCGGCGACCTGCGCCCCAGCGCCAACGAGAAGTGCTGGCCCACCCAGGTGAAGTTGGAAGCAGAATTCACGTCGGCCGTGAATGACCTCGGCTGGGAGGTTGTGCGCGGACATGCCCCCGACCCGGTCAAGGGTCACGGCTTCATCGACAGCCAGCGTCACGGCATCGAGGTGTTCAAAGACATCCCCCTGGATGTTCCCCTCGTCGTCGTCGAGGCGGTCTGGCAGTACAGCCATCACGTACTGGCCGGCCTGCGCAGCCACCGCGGCCCGATCCTCATCGTCGCCAACTGGGCCGGTGACTTCCCGGGGCTCGTCGGACTGCTCAATCTGACCGGGAGCCTGACCAAGGCCGGGGTGAAATACTCGGCCCTGTGGAGCAAAGACTTCACCGATACCTGGGCACGCGACAACCTCAACACCTGGCTTCAGACCGGCACGATCACGCACGACCAGAGTCACGTGCGCGACCTTCCCGCCCTCGACCCGGCCAGCCCCGAGGTTGAACTCGGCATCAGCCTGGCTCGTCAGCTGAAGGCCGACAAGGCCATCATCGGCATCTTCGACGAGGGCTGCATGGGCATGTACAACGCCATCATCGACGACGAGCTCTTGAACCCCCTCGGCATCTACAAGGAGCGCCTGTCACAGAGCGCCCTCTACGCCGAGATGCTGCAGGTGAGCGACGCCGAGGCCCATGCGGTCAAGGCGTGGCTCGACGCGGCCGGCCTCACCTTCCACTTCGGCGTCGACGAGGCAACGGAACTCACCGAAGCGCAGGTGCACAGCCAGCTCAAGATGTATGTGGCCGCCGTCCGCATCTCCGACGACTACGGACTCGACGCCGTCGGCATCCAGTACCAGCAGGGTCTCAAGGACCTCGTTCCGGCGAGCGACCTGGTCGAGGGCTTGCTCAACAACGTCGAACGCCCGCCGGTTTTCTCCCGCGATGGATCGCGCGAGCTCTACGCCGGGGTTGCACTGCCGCATTTCAACGAGGTCGACGAGGGGGTCGCAGTTGACGCACTCATCACGAACCGCGTGTGGACTGCGATGGGTCTCGACCCGGCCAACACACTGCATGACATTCGCTGGGGTGAAGAATACGACGGCGAATTCGTCTGGGTGTTTGAGATCTCCGGTTCGGTGCCGGCCTCCCACAACGGCGGCTACGACAAGAGTTACAGCATGCGTCAGCCACCCATGTTCTTCCCGAAGGGCGGCGGAACCCTCAGTGGCGTCTCCAAGCCGGGCGAGATCGTGTGGTCGCGTGTGTTCATCATGGACGGCGTGCTGCACGTCGACCTCGGCCGCGGCCACGTCGCAGACCTCCCCGCCGAAGAGACGCAGCGC from Leifsonia psychrotolerans encodes:
- a CDS encoding fucose isomerase, yielding MTSYTLPSPRAVVAAPPRTVFTVSSGDLRPSANEKCWPTQVKLEAEFTSAVNDLGWEVVRGHAPDPVKGHGFIDSQRHGIEVFKDIPLDVPLVVVEAVWQYSHHVLAGLRSHRGPILIVANWAGDFPGLVGLLNLTGSLTKAGVKYSALWSKDFTDTWARDNLNTWLQTGTITHDQSHVRDLPALDPASPEVELGISLARQLKADKAIIGIFDEGCMGMYNAIIDDELLNPLGIYKERLSQSALYAEMLQVSDAEAHAVKAWLDAAGLTFHFGVDEATELTEAQVHSQLKMYVAAVRISDDYGLDAVGIQYQQGLKDLVPASDLVEGLLNNVERPPVFSRDGSRELYAGVALPHFNEVDEGVAVDALITNRVWTAMGLDPANTLHDIRWGEEYDGEFVWVFEISGSVPASHNGGYDKSYSMRQPPMFFPKGGGTLSGVSKPGEIVWSRVFIMDGVLHVDLGRGHVADLPAEETQRRLDATDPQWPIMHAVLDGVSRDQLMARHKANHAQVVYAPDAQTADKALLAKAALFAELGVIVHLCGDVAI